One genomic window of Medicago truncatula cultivar Jemalong A17 chromosome 1, MtrunA17r5.0-ANR, whole genome shotgun sequence includes the following:
- the LOC112418315 gene encoding B3 domain-containing transcription factor VRN1 has protein sequence MSSQESNGVHFFKVIRQSTLQEEKLSVPISFVKRYWKGIRNPVTLRFPNMVEKKVSWEKTSENEVMFCNGWKELANYLSLNESQFLVFQYQENSVFNVIVFGRCGLEIKYPSRETREESEESDSSLKIIENPSSSWGKRLKSPAPSMEVCKKMKINSKEQKDSKLDVNNAGSSCDDIKERSRILCQKVKKFFVSNNDFFACMMLKTYIDRDLLVIPNEFVKAHMDMMEGRDDATLFVDQDKWNVKLTLNKQSALTCGWREFREENNLKFGDVCVFVLNKGKETVSFQVVIFSLEKDMKTPYFEGLA, from the exons ATGTCTTCTCAAGAGAGTAATGGTGTCCACTTTTTTAAGGTTATACGTCAAAGTACCCTTCAAGAAGAAAAGCTG AGTGTGCCCATAAGTTTTGTGAAAAGGTATTGGAAAGGAATAAGAAACCCAGTTACTTTAAGGTTTCCAAACATGGTGGAAAAGAAAGTTTCTTGGGAGAAAACTAGTGAAAATGAAGTTATGTTTTGCAATGGTTGGAAAGAACTTGCAAATTATTTGTCTTTGAATGAATCACAATTTTTGGTGTTTCAATATCAAGAAAATTCTGTCTTTAATGTGATTGTATTCGGTAGATGCGGATTAGAAATAAAATACCCGTCAAGAGAAACTAGGGAAGAATCTGAAGAGAGTGATAGTTCTTTGAAAATTATTGAGAATCCTTCGTCGTCATGGGGTAAAAGGCTAAAATCTCCAGCACCATCTATGGAAGTTTGTAAGAAGATGAAAATCAACTCAAAAGAACAAAAAGATTCTAAGCTTGATGTGAACAATG CAGGAAGTAGCTGTGATGATATTAAGGAGAGAAGTAGAATTTTGTGCCAGAAagtgaagaaattttttgtctCTAATAACGACTTTTTTGCATGTATGATGCTAAAGACATACATTGATAGAGATCTCTTG GTCATACCAAATGAATTTGTTAAGGCACATATGGACATGATGGAAGGAAGAGATGATGCTACACTTTTTGTTGACCAAGATAAATGGAATGTGAAGCTCACTTTAAATAAACAATCTGCACTAACTTGTGGTTGGAGAGAATTCCGTGAAGagaataatttgaaatttggtgatgtttgtgtttttgtgcTAAACAAAGGCAAAGAAACAGTTTCATTTCAAGTTGTTATTTTCTCTTTGGAAAAGGACATGAAAACTCCTTATTTTGAAG GGTTGGCTTGA